The Rubricoccus marinus nucleotide sequence GCGGAATCGCCAGGGGCCACGTTGTTGACCGTGAACCGCTCTAGGTCGCCGATCGGCAGGTTCTCGGAGCCGAGCAGGCGCACGCCCAGGTCGGCCACGATCGCGCGATCCGTCCCGTTGACGACGAGGCCGGAAAGCTCGGGGTACCCGACTTGTTGGCGGATAAGGCGGAGGTCGGTGACCTGGATCTGGCCGGTCGGCTCGTCTTCGCCGCAGCCCGCCAGAGGCAGGAGCGCGAGAGTGAGGCACAGGGCAGCGAAGTACTTCAGCATCGGAGGGGGTGAGATTCCGGGAGCGACAACGGGGGACCCCCCCGGCGCGGTGCCCGGGACCTGAAACAGGCCCCTCGCGAGGGAACGAGCCGAATCTAGAGGCCGGCAGCGTGGGTAGATGGCGAAAACCGGGCGCAACCGCAGGCCCCGAAGGGCTTACCGCAGCATTACGTCCGTCACGGTGTAGCCCACTTCCTCGTCGGCGATCATCTCGTTCCGGTCGATGTAGAGCGTGGCAGGGAAGCCCAACTCGGGGTCGTAGGTCACGTCTACGCGGGCGGCGCCGCTGGCGTACGCCTCCGCGAGCAGCTCGAAAAGCGCGTCGATCGTCACCACGCGGTCCGTCGGGAGCGCCTGGTCCTGGAACTGGACGGACGCGACCGCATCGTCCTCGACGCGGACATCGAACGGGCCGCGGTAGTCCTCCGGGCAGAAGCACGACCGGTGGAGCGTCATCGTGTACGTGTCGGCGCCAGAGGCCTCCCAGCGCGCACGCGCCTGGGCGAGATTGGTGGCGGGGCCGACGCGCGTCTGGGCGCAGCCGGCAAGCGTGAGGGCGACGAGGAGCAGGAGAGAGCGCATGGATAGACGGGTGGGGAGAGGGGAAACGCAGGGGACAGCCGCAGGCGTGCGCGGCCGTCCGAGAGAGGCGAGGCCTCTGGCGCCAGAGGCTACCCGCCAGTACGGACCGCGCTCGGCAACCGCTGCAGGGCCACGCGCGGCTCCACGCGCTTTCTGATCTGGAGCACCGACGAGCCGAGCCCGTCCGGTCCGGTCCGATAGGGGGAACCGGACGAGGCGCTACCCGAGATCTGCCAGGTTGGCCTCGAGTGCTGCGATTTCGGCCTTCGCGTCGGCGGCCTTCTGCTTCTCCTTCGCCACGACCGCCTCTGGCGCGCGCGCGACGAAGGCCTCGTTGCGCAGCTTGCCCTCCACGGAGCCCAGGAACTTCCGCTTGTTCGAGATCTCGCCCGCGAGGCGTTCGCGCTCGGCGTCCAGGTCGATCATGCCCGCCAGAGGCACGAACACCTGGTGGCGCTCCACGACGACCGCCGCGCTGGCGGCCGGCTTCTCGGCCTCTGGCGCGATCGTGAGCCGGTCCACGCGCGCGAGCCGCTCGATGTAGCCGCGCACGGTTTCGAGCGCTTCGGCCGTAGCCGCCGCGTCCTCACCGCCGACGGAGATCGTCGCCGCCAGAGGCTTGCTGGGGGAGACGCCGTACTGCGCGCGCACTTGGCGGACGGCGGTGGTCAGGTCCTGCACCATCGCGAACAGCGCGACGGCGTCCTCGTCCTG carries:
- a CDS encoding DUF6174 domain-containing protein; translation: MRSLLLLVALTLAGCAQTRVGPATNLAQARARWEASGADTYTMTLHRSCFCPEDYRGPFDVRVEDDAVASVQFQDQALPTDRVVTIDALFELLAEAYASGAARVDVTYDPELGFPATLYIDRNEMIADEEVGYTVTDVMLR